In Leptolyngbya sp. NIES-2104, the genomic window CCCGTTCCAAAAATAACAATCATCAAAATGAACGTCAGAATAGTTTCTAACACGAACGATTGCACCCAATTATTGTTCAACGGCAAAGTTGCGCCCAAATTAGCAACTGATCCAAGACTGAGTAATAACAAAATCGATGCAACTGTCCCACCGATTAACTGCGCTAATACATAGCTAAGAACTCGCTTTTTCGGAAAAACGCCGCTCATCCAAAACGCCAAAGTCACAGCCGGATTGAAATGTGCGCCGCTAATGTGTCCGAATGCGTAGATGAGTGCAGTCACGATCGCGCCAAACACAATGCTAATTCCCAAGTGAGTAATCGCACCATCGCTAATGCGATCGACCATCACTGCACCTGTCCCCGCAAAGACGAGCATGAATGTTCCAATCCCCTCAGCCAAGACCTCGCGAGGTAGAAAAACTCGTTTTCGGAGTGGTAGGCTTGCGCTCATTTCAGGAAAAGTTGATGGAATATAAATCAGAATATTTCAAGAAAAATTGATATGTCAAGTTAATCGCAGCACGATCGAGCAGGCTGAATCTCGCTAAACCGTCGGAATTCAGCAAGGTACTGCTCTAATTTGACAAACTGAGACAGGTTAAGACTGTAATAAATCCAGCGTCCTTCTTGACGACCGCGAATCAGTTCCGCCTCCTTCAACGTTTTGAGATGAAAAGAAAGCTTAGATTGTGTCACTCCAAGTACATCACAAATTTCACACACGCAGAGTTCCTGTTTCCTCAACAAGTCGATTACTTTGAGCCGTAGAGGATCAGACAGCGCGTGAAATCCTAGCTCGATTAAATTTTTCTTAGTTTCATTCATCAACTTTTATTGAACAATTAGCTTATTTTAGAACTGTTTTTCTTGCGATTGGAAGGTTAAGAAAAGGTTAGCGATTGGTTATCAACACTTTTCATCCTTGATGATTTTACCAATCCAATCAGGGAGAAACTCTCGTGTACATTGCTCTCCTTTTTCTCGCAACGCTATTTCTAGCTTTCTCGAATGGAGCGAATGATAATTTCAAAGGCGTTGCCACCTTATTCGGCAGTCAAACAACTCGCTATAAAACCGCGATCGCTTGGGCAACGATTACAACTTTTGCAGGCTCTGTCTGTTCGATATTTCTCGCGTCGGCATTAGTCAAAAGCTTCTCAGGTAAAGGATTAGTTCCAGATGCGATCGCGAATGGTACAGATTTTCATTTAGCGATCGCGCTTGCAACCGGAATCACCGTGATTTTGGCAACGCAATTAGGCTTTCCGATTTCAACCACTCACGCGCTCACGGGTTCGCTCGTTGGTGCAGGACTGGTTGCGATCGGGACTCAGGTCAATTTTACAGCGTTGCAAAAATCATTCATCTTACCGTTGCTGCTAAGTCCAATTTTAGCGATTCCATTAGCGGTAATTGTTTACAGTACAGCGCATTTTCTTCGAGTTCGGCTTGGGATTGAAAAAGAGAATTGCGTTTGTGTTGGAGAACCTGTAATGCAGTTTGCAGCTACAGATATGAGGGTCAGTGCTCCAGAGCTTGCGACAGGAAGCGTTGAAAGCTGTAATCAACGGTATCAGGGTCGAGTTTGGGGCGTTCAGAACCAGCGCTTGATTGATGCGGCTCACTTTCTCAGTGCTGGAGTCGTTAGCTTTGCGAGAGGCTTGAATGATACGCCAAAAATTGTGCCGTTGTTAATTGGAATTCAAGCGATTTCGATGCAAGGGGGCGCAATCGCGATCGCAATCCTCATGGCGATCGGTGGATTGCTCAATGCTCGGAAAGTCGCAGAAACGATGAGTAAACGCATCACTGCGATGAACGCTGGACAAGGCTTTAGCGCAAACTTAATTACCGGAATTCTAGTGATTGCTGCAAGTCGATTTGGTTTGCCTGTTTCGACAACACATGTTTCAGTTGGCTCAATTTTTGGAGTTGGATTAGTCTCTCGACAGGCAAACGGTCGAGTGTTCCTTCAAATTCTATTGTCTTGGGTGTTAACGTTACCGATCGCAGCTTTACTCAGCGCTTTGTTCTACTGGATGCTGCATCGCTAATCTTGCTCGAATACTTTTCCTAACGCGGCGGGCGGTGTACTGCGAATCATCTCAGAAGCCGCACCGTCGATCGGGGAAGGTAACAGTTTTAATACCCGCTCTAACCAATCGCTCGAAGTCAACACTAACAACAAAATCATCAATAGAAACGGAGCGACAGTAAACACTTGAGTCGGAACATCAGGAATTGTACTTTGAGCGACCCCCGCTAGAGATTGCAGAATTCCAAATAGATAGCAGCTAATCGCAACCCTCAATGGATTCCAACCGCCGAAAATGACGATCGCTAATGCAATCCATCCATATCCCGCTGTGTGTAACTGACTCCAGCCTGCTTTAAAGTTCAGCGAAAATGCTGCACCCGCAATTCCCATCATCGCGCCTCCAATCAGCGTATAGAGGTATCGCATCAAGACAACATTCGTTCCTCTCGCAAAGGCGGCATTCGGTTGTTCTCCGATCGCTCTTAACATCAATCCTGCACGAGTCCGGTAGAAATAAATCCAGACAAACGCGATCGCGAAATAACTCAAATACACGAGCCAATCACTTTGAAAAAACAATCGCCCAATCACCGGAATGTCTTGCAGTAGCGGAATTCTAAAGCTCGGAACCGTCGGACCCGGAATTCTCACAAACGCATTTCCGAGAAACGACGACAAACTCGCCCCCAACAATGCCAACACAAACCCGATCGCGACCTGAGACTGTTTCAGCGTCAACGCTCCGAACGCCACGATCAAAGCAATCGCAGCTCCGACTAATCCCGCTCCAGCAAATCCCAACACCAAACTCGGAACGGTTCCAGTCGCTTCGAGCGTTTTCGCGATCGCGAATCCCGTCATCGCTCCCATCAAAATCGTGCCTTCCGCTGAGAGATTGATCACGCCTGCGCGTTCGGTGATCGTTTCTCCCAAAGTGGCGAATACAAGCGGGGTAGAAGTCGCGATCGCCGTTGCAAAAATCGGAATGAATTGAGCCGCGTCCATAGGATTCTAAGAGCGTTTTTGCTCACTCTATCAGATTAATTTTTATTTGGGATAGAAATAATTAAGTGCAGCTTTCTGAGGGGGCACATTAACAATATTCTCTATTGAAAAACGAATATGAAATCGATCGTAGGTGTGCCGCTTATCACAATTTTGCTTTACTGCTCAGCCGTTCAAGCTCAACCGATCGTTCCCGATCGCTCTCTCAATACAACGGTAAACAGTTCTGACGGGCGCAACTTCACCATCACAAACGGAACCGCCGCAAGCTCGAATTTATTCCATAGCTTCCAAGAGTTTTCAGTTCCAACAGGCGGATCAGCAACGTTCGATCTAATCAATACCCCCAATATTAAAACTATCTTTAATCGCGTCACAGGCAGCAATATTTCTAACATCGACGGTTTGATTCAAACGGTGAATCAGTCTCAGTCTGTCAATCTCTTCCTGCTAAATCCGAATGGAATTTTGTTCGGCTCCAATGCTCAGCTTAATGTGAGTGGTTCTTTCATCGGCACAACCGCAAACACGATTCACTTTGAAGACGGTACTCAGTTCAATGCAGATCAATCGCCACTATTAACCATGAGTGCGCCAGTCGGGTTACAGTTCGGACAATCCTCAAGCTCAATTACAGTTCAGGGAACTGGACACCGCTTAACTAGCCAAAATCCAGTCTTTGCGCCTTATCTTCCCACTCAACCGCACGACGGACTTGCTGCACGATCGATAACGCTCATCGGTCATTCTGTCAGCTTAAACAATGCAATTCTCACCGCACCCGAAGGACACATCGAAGTAGGAGGAGTACAGCAAGGCTTCGTTGGACTGACTCCAGGTGGATTGAACTACGATCGCGTTTCTAGCTTCGGGGATGTCACGCTAACAGGTCGATCGCTAATCGATGTCAATGGCATCAATGCAGGCTCAATTCAAGTCGCTGGACGGCACATCAATCTAAGCGATGGTTCTGTGCTCTGGGTGCAAAATCGCGGCTCTCAAACTGCGGGTGATATCCGTGTCACCGCTTCGCAATCCCTCACCCTGAGCGGCACAAATCCGACTTTTACCATCCGCAGCGCGATCGTCAACGAAACCCTTGGCTCTGGGGCAAACGGCAACATTTACATCGCGGCTCCACAACTGACCGTACAATCTGGCAGTGCAATCTTTGCGCGAAACTATGGCGTAACGACCGGCGGCAACCTCAATATCAATGCTGGACAGCTAGAAATTGTGGGCTATTCAGCGATCGCGCCCGATTTGTTCAGCATTATGGGATCGTTTTCTTTCTTCACGGGTAATGCTGGAGCAGTTAGCGTCTCAGCCCAACAGCTTTCAGTGCGGGATGGGGCATATCTGGGAAGTACCACTCTAGGAGTCGGCAGGAGCGGAACTCTAACCATCAACGCTGACACGGTTGAAGTCCGGGGAGTTACTGCCGCATTTGTTCCAAGTTCAATTGCAGTGAGCACGATCGGATTAGGCGGCGATGCTGGTGATTTAGTTCTCAATACTCGACGGCTGACACTGCGCGACAGTGGAACCATCGCTTCTTCAAGTATTGGAGTGGGTTCCGCCGGAAATGCGATCGTGAATGCGACTGAATTGATCGACATCGAAGGTGGCATTACTGGACTGTATCGAAGCGCGATCGCATCTTCAGTTGATGTTGCGCTTCCAAGCCTTCAGCGTCTCTTCGGACTCCCGACAATCCCTCAAGGCAATGCAGGAAGTGTTATCGTCAACACGCCAGTACTGAGAGTAGCCAATAACGGTGCAATTACAGTTTTTAATGCTGGAATCGGCGACGCTGGAACACTAACGATTAATGCAGGAAAGATTCTACTCGAACAAGGTGGAGGATTATCGGCTCTCACCGCGCAAGGTAACGGTGGCAATATTGCAGTTGAAGCTCAGGTGTTAAAGTTGAGACAGGGAAGCGGCATTACAGCAACTGCCTTGGGTCGCGGGGATGGCGGCAATATTCGATTAAATGTTCCTGTGATTGTGGGACTAGAGAACAGCGATATTATTGCAAATGCGATCGACGGTCGTGGCGGTAGCATTAACATCACAACTCAGGCAATTCTGGGATTGAACTATCGCAATCAATTGACTCCAGAAAGTGATATTACTGCAAGTTCACAGTTTGGCGTGGCTGGAACTGTACAAATCAGTACACCAGATATCAATCCCAACTCTGGTTTGATTCAGCTTCCCAACAGTGTGATTAATCCAAATCAGCACCTTGCAAATGGCTGTGCAACAAATGGAGAGAGCCGATTTGTGATCACAGGGCGGGGTGGACTACCTGCGAATCCTCTAGAACAAATTGAGTCGTATTCTGTTTGGGCGGATTTGCGCGATTTGGCGGTTCAGAACAAGACAGCACCTGCGATCGCGGCTCAATCTCCAATCATTGAAGCAACGACTTGGTATCGCGATACAACTGGGAAAATTGTGCTATCAGCGGGTCAACCGTCTCAACCTGCGATCGCACCTTGTGCAGTTTCTGATCAATCTTGAGCGATCGACTGTTGAGAAACGGTAAATTTGTTTTGAAGTCAAACAGAACGATAAGCGAAACGGGAATTCTTCATATAACTTCTTGAAGAAAAACCACCGTGAACTTCAACCCAACCGAGTCTGTCCGCTCAATCACCCCCAGCGCAACTCCTCAAGTTTTCACTGGAACTGTTAGTTTAGTTGACCCATTTGATCTGTATCAATTGCAAACCAGTGCCACAAATTATATTCAACTTTCACTGACTGGATTAAGCAGCAACGCTAACATCGAATTGATTCAGGAGCGCAACAACAATTACAGCATTGATGCCAACGAAATCCTAGCCCGATCAACGAACGGGAACGCAATCTCAGAAATTGTTAATTCCATCCTCCTACCAGGAACCTACTTTATTCGGGTCAGCACCAATGATAGTGCAAGCACTGATTATCGTCTGAGTGCAACTGCGCTCAGCTACGCCACCACAAACATTGTGTGGCAACATTCCCAAACCGGGAGCAATGTGACCTGGGAAATGGCAGGAACAACGCCAGTGTCTGCCTCTTCGTTGCCTCAAGTCGCTGATCCAAACTGGCAAATTGCTGGCAGCGTCGATTTCAACCAAGATCGATCTAGCGATTATCTGTGGCGACACAGTCAGAGCGGCGAAAATCTAATTTGGCTGATGGATGACACAACCTCGACGGTGAAAGGCATACGTTTCTTGCCTCAAGTCCCCGATCGCACTTGGAAGATGACCGGACTTGCCGATTTTGACGCGGATGGCTCTGCGGATGTGCTTTGGCGCAATACTCAGAGCGGCGAAAATGTGCTCTGGCTAATGTCAGATGGGCGAGTTATATCTGGTAAGTTTCTGCCCCAAGTTTCCGATGTCAACTGGCAAATTGCAGGCGCAAAAGATTTCGATCGTAACGGTAGCGCTGATATTGTCTGGCGCAACACCCGTTCTGGCGAAAACTTACTCTGGTTGATGAATCGCGCTGTGGTTGTCACTTCCGCTTTCTTACCACAACTTCCCGATCGCACTTGGGAGATCGCTGGGATTGAAGACTTCGACCTCGATAGTTTTCCGGATCTTCTTTGGCGCAACACGGTGACAGGTGGAAATGTCATCTGGTTGACTGAAGGCACTGTAGTCGAATCTGCGGTGACTCTCGCCTCAGTTCCAGACCCAAACTGGCGAATTGTAGCCACAACTCGTCGGAGTGACCAACCACCCGCGATCGATGGTGTTGGAAATACTCGACCAACCGCCTTTAACATCGGAACGCTGAACACAACCGCAACATTTAGTGAACAACTCAGTTTCGATGATGATCAAGACGTTTATCAGTTTAGGCTCGAAAATCCGTCATCGCTTTCAATCACGCTGACCCGATTGATGAGTGATGCAACAGTACAGCTTTTGGATGTCAATGGAACGGTTGTCGCTTTGTCCACACCGACTCCTCAACCCACGATCAACCAACAGCTAGACGCAGGAACTTATTATCTTCGCGTCTCTCAAACCTCGCAGACTCCAGCTTATTACTACTTAACGCTCATGGCGTTTCCGTACTCGATCTCGCAGTACGATTTCACTTATTACTACAACGGTCAAGATACAACCGCAGACTATTACAGCGGCACAATTACTACCTACACGGGCACATTCATTGTTGAAGAATGGTTTGACCCCAGAACCAGCTTGAATGAGATCGGTGCAAACGGTCGTTATTTGATCACGAGAAGTCGGAGAGAGGCATCGATCGCAGATTTAGATCGCGTCGTGATTCATCACTACTACGATTCAGAGACGGCAATCCTGCTCAAATCGAATGGCATGATCACTGATCGGGGAGGGCTTGGTACTGAAGTAGGATGGCTCGAAGAGCGCATTAATTCGCACATATTCGGCGGAGACTTCCTTGAGGCAGACTTGCGATCGCACCTTTCTGTCCGCGTTCAAGAGTCGCTACGTCAAGGCATCCTGGCTGACATTACCTGGACTGACGCGCTCGATGAAAATATCAGAGTTGAGTTGTTTAAAGGTGACGTGTTTCAAAGCACGATCGCAGATGCAACTCCAAGCGATGGACTCTTGAGTTGGATGCCGACTTCATCTTTCGCGATCGCAAGCGATTATCAGATCCGCATCAGCAGTGTTCTAGACAGCAACATATTTACGTTCAGTAATTCGTTTGCAATCACTAGCCCTGGCTCAATTCATGTGACATCACCAAACCAAGGCGGACTGTTTCACCTGGGAACGATTCGAGAAATTACTTGGAGCGATGACATTCCTGAAGATGTGATGATCGAACTCTACAAAGGCAATCAGTTTCAAATGACGATCGCCGCTTTAACCGAAAGCGATGGTAGGTATTTGTGGAACATTCCAACAAACTTGATCGATGGAACAGACTATCGGATTTGGATTCTGAGTGTGAGTAATCTTTATGTTTGGGATTCGAGCGATTCACCCTTTACGATTCGAGCGTTGGGCGATCCAGGGAATACCTTGTCAAATCTCGACGATTAGTGAGACAGGTTTGCTTCCTTTAATTAGCTAAGTTGCACCTGATTGTAGAGGTCTGCGATCGCTAAAGTCACATTGATCGATCGCAGCTTTATTTCTGTGTCTTGCTCATCAAATTGATCGATCTGCCACTGTTTCGGTTGGGTTTTGTAGAAATGATCGATCGCAATCTGGTTCTGATCAATTAAGAGATATTCCTGAAAGGTTGGAATCGATTGGTAGAGCTTGAATTTGTTTTCTCGATCGAATGTCGAGTCTGATAAAACTTCTATGATGACGAGTGGATTTGTAATTGCGGTTTTGTAGTGCTTGTAGAACTCTGGTTCACTAGAAATCACGATCAAATTTGGATATCGGAATTTTCTAAACTTTGGAATCCAGACTTTGATGTCGATCGCAAAAACTTTGTAAGCTTGTCCTCTCAGTGCCAGATTCAAAAGACAACAGCAATTCCCACAAATAAGATTATGGTTGACAGTTCCACCTGACTTAGGCGTAATAATTCCAGCATCATAATGACTTCTGAATTCCGCATCTGCTTCCAAATCTAAGTATTCTTCAGGTGTGAAAAGCTTTGGAGACATCAAAAATACTCCGAAAGAGAATGCCTGCTCGATCGCTCGAATTTCCTCAAGCCACCTAGCAGGCATCAAATTTTGATTCAGGTCAATCTTAGAACAAGCCGAGGGTCAAACCTTGGCTCACCGGGAAGATTGCACCAATTCCGAGCCACATCGTAATGAAGGTTCCGAACAGGAACACTGCCATTGCAACAGGACGACGGA contains:
- a CDS encoding MIP/aquaporin family protein; the encoded protein is MSASLPLRKRVFLPREVLAEGIGTFMLVFAGTGAVMVDRISDGAITHLGISIVFGAIVTALIYAFGHISGAHFNPAVTLAFWMSGVFPKKRVLSYVLAQLIGGTVASILLLLSLGSVANLGATLPLNNNWVQSFVLETILTFILMIVIFGTGLDRRCPNGFAGIAIGLTVGLEAACMGKITGASMNPARSFAPALISGMWQHHWIYWIAPILGAQIAVLVYRQLSNNFKDCV
- a CDS encoding inorganic phosphate transporter, which produces MYIALLFLATLFLAFSNGANDNFKGVATLFGSQTTRYKTAIAWATITTFAGSVCSIFLASALVKSFSGKGLVPDAIANGTDFHLAIALATGITVILATQLGFPISTTHALTGSLVGAGLVAIGTQVNFTALQKSFILPLLLSPILAIPLAVIVYSTAHFLRVRLGIEKENCVCVGEPVMQFAATDMRVSAPELATGSVESCNQRYQGRVWGVQNQRLIDAAHFLSAGVVSFARGLNDTPKIVPLLIGIQAISMQGGAIAIAILMAIGGLLNARKVAETMSKRITAMNAGQGFSANLITGILVIAASRFGLPVSTTHVSVGSIFGVGLVSRQANGRVFLQILLSWVLTLPIAALLSALFYWMLHR
- a CDS encoding ABC transporter permease, producing the protein MDAAQFIPIFATAIATSTPLVFATLGETITERAGVINLSAEGTILMGAMTGFAIAKTLEATGTVPSLVLGFAGAGLVGAAIALIVAFGALTLKQSQVAIGFVLALLGASLSSFLGNAFVRIPGPTVPSFRIPLLQDIPVIGRLFFQSDWLVYLSYFAIAFVWIYFYRTRAGLMLRAIGEQPNAAFARGTNVVLMRYLYTLIGGAMMGIAGAAFSLNFKAGWSQLHTAGYGWIALAIVIFGGWNPLRVAISCYLFGILQSLAGVAQSTIPDVPTQVFTVAPFLLMILLLVLTSSDWLERVLKLLPSPIDGAASEMIRSTPPAALGKVFEQD
- a CDS encoding pre-peptidase C-terminal domain-containing protein: MNFNPTESVRSITPSATPQVFTGTVSLVDPFDLYQLQTSATNYIQLSLTGLSSNANIELIQERNNNYSIDANEILARSTNGNAISEIVNSILLPGTYFIRVSTNDSASTDYRLSATALSYATTNIVWQHSQTGSNVTWEMAGTTPVSASSLPQVADPNWQIAGSVDFNQDRSSDYLWRHSQSGENLIWLMDDTTSTVKGIRFLPQVPDRTWKMTGLADFDADGSADVLWRNTQSGENVLWLMSDGRVISGKFLPQVSDVNWQIAGAKDFDRNGSADIVWRNTRSGENLLWLMNRAVVVTSAFLPQLPDRTWEIAGIEDFDLDSFPDLLWRNTVTGGNVIWLTEGTVVESAVTLASVPDPNWRIVATTRRSDQPPAIDGVGNTRPTAFNIGTLNTTATFSEQLSFDDDQDVYQFRLENPSSLSITLTRLMSDATVQLLDVNGTVVALSTPTPQPTINQQLDAGTYYLRVSQTSQTPAYYYLTLMAFPYSISQYDFTYYYNGQDTTADYYSGTITTYTGTFIVEEWFDPRTSLNEIGANGRYLITRSRREASIADLDRVVIHHYYDSETAILLKSNGMITDRGGLGTEVGWLEERINSHIFGGDFLEADLRSHLSVRVQESLRQGILADITWTDALDENIRVELFKGDVFQSTIADATPSDGLLSWMPTSSFAIASDYQIRISSVLDSNIFTFSNSFAITSPGSIHVTSPNQGGLFHLGTIREITWSDDIPEDVMIELYKGNQFQMTIAALTESDGRYLWNIPTNLIDGTDYRIWILSVSNLYVWDSSDSPFTIRALGDPGNTLSNLDD
- a CDS encoding filamentous hemagglutinin N-terminal domain-containing protein, encoding MKSIVGVPLITILLYCSAVQAQPIVPDRSLNTTVNSSDGRNFTITNGTAASSNLFHSFQEFSVPTGGSATFDLINTPNIKTIFNRVTGSNISNIDGLIQTVNQSQSVNLFLLNPNGILFGSNAQLNVSGSFIGTTANTIHFEDGTQFNADQSPLLTMSAPVGLQFGQSSSSITVQGTGHRLTSQNPVFAPYLPTQPHDGLAARSITLIGHSVSLNNAILTAPEGHIEVGGVQQGFVGLTPGGLNYDRVSSFGDVTLTGRSLIDVNGINAGSIQVAGRHINLSDGSVLWVQNRGSQTAGDIRVTASQSLTLSGTNPTFTIRSAIVNETLGSGANGNIYIAAPQLTVQSGSAIFARNYGVTTGGNLNINAGQLEIVGYSAIAPDLFSIMGSFSFFTGNAGAVSVSAQQLSVRDGAYLGSTTLGVGRSGTLTINADTVEVRGVTAAFVPSSIAVSTIGLGGDAGDLVLNTRRLTLRDSGTIASSSIGVGSAGNAIVNATELIDIEGGITGLYRSAIASSVDVALPSLQRLFGLPTIPQGNAGSVIVNTPVLRVANNGAITVFNAGIGDAGTLTINAGKILLEQGGGLSALTAQGNGGNIAVEAQVLKLRQGSGITATALGRGDGGNIRLNVPVIVGLENSDIIANAIDGRGGSINITTQAILGLNYRNQLTPESDITASSQFGVAGTVQISTPDINPNSGLIQLPNSVINPNQHLANGCATNGESRFVITGRGGLPANPLEQIESYSVWADLRDLAVQNKTAPAIAAQSPIIEATTWYRDTTGKIVLSAGQPSQPAIAPCAVSDQS
- a CDS encoding helix-turn-helix transcriptional regulator, whose product is MNETKKNLIELGFHALSDPLRLKVIDLLRKQELCVCEICDVLGVTQSKLSFHLKTLKEAELIRGRQEGRWIYYSLNLSQFVKLEQYLAEFRRFSEIQPARSCCD
- a CDS encoding Uma2 family endonuclease; this translates as MPARWLEEIRAIEQAFSFGVFLMSPKLFTPEEYLDLEADAEFRSHYDAGIITPKSGGTVNHNLICGNCCCLLNLALRGQAYKVFAIDIKVWIPKFRKFRYPNLIVISSEPEFYKHYKTAITNPLVIIEVLSDSTFDRENKFKLYQSIPTFQEYLLIDQNQIAIDHFYKTQPKQWQIDQFDEQDTEIKLRSINVTLAIADLYNQVQLS